A region of Streptomyces sp. R44 DNA encodes the following proteins:
- a CDS encoding DUF6643 family protein, with protein MTSPRSTYGGGFHTAPSFPDTPIYDSLVAERGTPQIAPIRVPAAYDTGSSFPASGSYLPALPAALPALPAAPSPQPAPAYGGGYGYPQPAPQMAPVPLQAAPAPYIPQQPVAPRGYPGGQYPQQPRPAAAGYEAMRPAAPRPAPVPAPAPYDDPYNRPYQGGGY; from the coding sequence ATGACCTCCCCCCGCTCCACCTATGGTGGCGGTTTCCACACCGCGCCGTCCTTCCCGGACACCCCGATCTACGACTCCCTGGTCGCGGAGCGGGGCACGCCTCAGATCGCCCCGATCCGAGTGCCCGCCGCCTACGACACCGGCAGCAGCTTCCCGGCGAGCGGCTCCTACCTGCCGGCGCTCCCCGCGGCACTGCCCGCCCTCCCGGCGGCGCCCAGCCCGCAGCCCGCACCCGCCTACGGCGGCGGGTACGGCTACCCGCAGCCCGCACCGCAGATGGCCCCCGTCCCGCTGCAGGCCGCCCCGGCCCCGTACATCCCGCAGCAGCCGGTGGCCCCCCGCGGCTACCCGGGTGGCCAGTACCCGCAGCAGCCCCGCCCGGCCGCCGCCGGCTACGAGGCGATGCGCCCGGCGGCCCCGAGGCCCGCGCCGGTCCCTGCCCCCGCGCCGTACGACGACCCGTACAACCGCCCCTACCAGGGCGGGGGTTACTGA
- a CDS encoding M4 family metallopeptidase gives MSSLSPLGGRARRLALTSGAAVLTGTLIAAGATTASAGAAPEHTDATSVAATASSLGLGVKEELVVKDVVKDADGTVHTRYERTYAGLPVLGGDLVVHRAADGAVKDVTKAVEAAIQVASLTPKQTPTSARSAAVKAAKAARTTAATGDAPRKVIWAADGKPVLAYETLVSGTRDDGVTPSLLRVVTDADTGRKLYEQQLIDDIAGGITAQGGSAAAKPGSPQAGATGTGVSQYSGTVGLNTTTSSKGFDLVDGERGGSSTVDLQHRTGGKGVLFTDADNAWGDGTPAHNQTAAVDAAYGAAKTWDFYKDVLHRNGIKNDGRAPVSRVHYGNAYQNAFWDDRSFTITYGDGANNQHPLTQLDVAGHEFSHGVTSATANLQYSGESGGLNEATSDIFGTAVEWNANNAQDPGDYLLGEKIDIFGNGKPLRYQDQPSKDGRGSADYWSAGVGSLNVHYSSGVANHFFYLLSEGSGAKDINGVHYDSPTVDGSTVTGIGRDKAVQVWYKALTAYFTSTTDYHGAREGTLKAATDLYGAGSAEVRAVDAAWAAVNVKA, from the coding sequence ATGTCCTCGCTCTCCCCCCTCGGCGGCCGCGCACGCCGTCTCGCCCTCACGTCCGGCGCCGCCGTCCTCACCGGCACCCTGATCGCCGCCGGGGCCACCACCGCTTCGGCGGGCGCCGCACCGGAGCACACCGACGCCACCTCCGTCGCGGCCACCGCCTCCTCGCTCGGCCTCGGCGTCAAGGAGGAGCTGGTCGTCAAGGACGTCGTCAAGGACGCCGACGGCACGGTCCACACCCGCTACGAGCGCACCTACGCCGGTCTGCCCGTCCTCGGCGGCGACCTCGTCGTCCACCGCGCCGCCGACGGCGCCGTCAAGGACGTCACCAAGGCCGTCGAGGCGGCCATCCAGGTCGCCTCGCTCACCCCGAAGCAGACCCCGACCTCCGCCAGGTCCGCGGCTGTCAAGGCCGCCAAGGCCGCGCGGACCACGGCCGCCACCGGCGACGCCCCCCGCAAGGTGATCTGGGCCGCCGACGGCAAGCCCGTCCTCGCCTACGAGACCCTCGTCAGCGGCACCCGGGACGACGGCGTCACCCCGAGCCTGCTGCGCGTCGTCACCGACGCCGACACCGGCAGGAAGCTGTACGAGCAGCAGCTGATCGACGACATAGCCGGCGGCATCACCGCCCAGGGCGGCTCCGCGGCCGCCAAGCCCGGCAGCCCCCAGGCCGGCGCGACCGGCACCGGCGTCAGCCAGTACAGCGGCACCGTCGGCCTCAACACCACCACGTCGTCGAAGGGCTTCGACCTCGTCGACGGCGAGCGCGGCGGATCCAGCACCGTCGACCTCCAGCACCGCACGGGCGGCAAGGGCGTCCTCTTCACCGACGCCGACAACGCGTGGGGCGACGGCACCCCCGCCCACAACCAGACGGCCGCCGTGGACGCCGCCTACGGCGCCGCCAAGACCTGGGACTTCTACAAGGACGTCCTGCACCGCAACGGCATCAAGAACGACGGCCGCGCCCCGGTCTCCCGGGTCCACTACGGCAACGCCTACCAGAACGCCTTCTGGGACGACCGCTCCTTCACCATCACCTACGGCGACGGCGCGAACAACCAGCACCCGCTGACCCAGCTCGACGTGGCCGGCCACGAGTTCAGCCACGGCGTCACCTCCGCCACCGCGAACCTGCAGTACTCCGGCGAGTCGGGCGGCCTCAACGAGGCCACCTCGGACATCTTCGGCACCGCCGTCGAGTGGAACGCGAACAACGCCCAGGACCCGGGCGACTACCTGCTCGGCGAGAAGATCGACATCTTCGGCAACGGCAAGCCGCTGCGCTACCAGGACCAGCCCAGCAAGGACGGCCGCGGTTCGGCCGACTACTGGAGCGCCGGCGTCGGCAGCCTCAACGTGCACTACTCCTCGGGCGTCGCCAACCACTTCTTCTACCTGCTGTCCGAGGGCAGCGGCGCGAAGGACATCAACGGCGTGCACTACGACAGCCCGACCGTCGACGGCTCCACGGTCACCGGCATCGGCCGCGACAAGGCGGTACAGGTCTGGTACAAGGCGCTGACCGCGTACTTCACCTCGACCACCGACTACCACGGCGCCCGCGAGGGCACCCTGAAGGCGGCCACCGACCTCTACGGCGCGGGCAGCGCCGAGGTGCGGGCCGTGGACGCCGCCTGGGCGGCGGTGAACGTCAAGGCCTGA